The genome window TGATAAAAAGCCGGTGGTGGTATGGAACATCACCAGGAAGTGTAATTTAAAGTGTGTCCACTGTTATGCCCACGCCAAAGACAAGGATTTTGAAAACGAACTTTCCACCCGGGAAGGATTTGCAATAATTGATGACCTTGCCGAATTCGGTGTCCCAGTTATTCTGTTTTCAGGCGGAGAACCTTTGACCCGCAAGGATCTGCCTGAACTTGCAGCATATGCCATTAAAAAAGGAATGCGCGCTGTAATTTCGACTAACGGCACATTGATAACAAAAAAGACCGCTCAAACATTAAAGGAAATAGGTTTATCATATGTCGGCATAAGCATCGACGGAATGGAAGAGATAAACGATCGCTTCCGGGGCGTAAAGGGAGCCTTTAATTCAGCTATTAAAGGGATTGAAAATTGTAAGGCGGCCGGTATCAAAGTAGGCCTGCGTTTTACTATTAATAAATTTAATGCGGGTGAAATTCCGCAAATCTTTGATCTTTTGGAAGAGATGGATATACCCAGGGTTTGTTTCTATCATCTTGTTTATGCCGGGAGGGGGTCTGAACTTGTTAAAGAGGATTCAACTCATACAGAGACAAGAGAGATTGTCGATTTAATCATAAAACGCACCAAAGAACTGCATGATAAAGGAAAACCCAAAGAAGTTTTAACTGTTGATAATCATGCTGACGGCCCTTATTTGTATATGAAATTACTTAAAGAGGATCCGGATAGAGCAAAGGGAGTGCTTGAACTCCTCAAGATGAATGAGGGCAACAGCTCCGGCCGGGGCATAGGATGTATAAGCTGGGACGGCGAGGTTTATCCGGATCAGTTCTGGCGTCATTACAGCTTCGGTAATGTCGGAAACAGGCCTTTTTCCAAAATATGGACCGATCTTTCAGAGCCCCTTATGAAGAGACTGAAAGATAAAAAAAAATATGTCACCGGAAGATGTGCAACCTGCAAATGGCTTGATATCTGTGCCGGTAATTTCAGAGTCCGGGCAGAGGCTGTTACGGGAGATTTATGGGCGCCTGATCCGGCATGTTATCTGACAGATGATGAAATAAAATAATTAGCCACCCGCTCGCTATGCTCGCTCGACCCACACAAACAGACACGGACAAAACACTATATTTGCAGGTGGACTAATCCGCATGTCTGTGTGCGTCTGTGGCTAATAAATGTATTTTTAATGTGAGGATAAATATGCTTTTCCCTGAATACAGACCCCGACGCTTGAGGCAAAATAACGGATTCCGCAGGATGATACGTGAAACACTCCTTTCGGTTAATGATCTGATTATGCCCCTTTTTGCTATTTCCGGCAAAAATGTCAAAAATTCCATACCGTCCATGCCAGGGCAGTACCAGCTATCCATAGAAAACCTTGTCAAAACGGCAGAATATGCATATAGCCTTGGAATACCGGCTGTGATGATATTCGGCATACCTGATCAAAAAGATTCCCTTGGAACGGAAGCTTATGCAGATGATGGTATTGTTCAAAAAGCAGTCAAAACACTCAAAAACAGCATTCCCGGG of Desulfosarcina sp. BuS5 contains these proteins:
- the ahbC gene encoding 12,18-didecarboxysiroheme deacetylase, producing MIGISKLYCGTVEPSDALRYGRHSSKLPSHLLQFSHDKKPVVVWNITRKCNLKCVHCYAHAKDKDFENELSTREGFAIIDDLAEFGVPVILFSGGEPLTRKDLPELAAYAIKKGMRAVISTNGTLITKKTAQTLKEIGLSYVGISIDGMEEINDRFRGVKGAFNSAIKGIENCKAAGIKVGLRFTINKFNAGEIPQIFDLLEEMDIPRVCFYHLVYAGRGSELVKEDSTHTETREIVDLIIKRTKELHDKGKPKEVLTVDNHADGPYLYMKLLKEDPDRAKGVLELLKMNEGNSSGRGIGCISWDGEVYPDQFWRHYSFGNVGNRPFSKIWTDLSEPLMKRLKDKKKYVTGRCATCKWLDICAGNFRVRAEAVTGDLWAPDPACYLTDDEIK